A single genomic interval of Ictalurus furcatus strain D&B chromosome 20, Billie_1.0, whole genome shotgun sequence harbors:
- the rab8a gene encoding ras-related protein Rab-8A gives MAKTYDYLFKLLLIGDSGVGKTCVLFRFSEDAFNSTFISTIGIDFKIRTIELDGKKIKLQIWDTAGQERFRTITTAYYRGAMGIMLVYDITNEKSFDNIKNWIRNIEEHASADVEKMILGNKCDINDKRQVSKDRGEKLALEYGIKFMETSAKANINVENAFLTLARDIKAKMDTKLEGNNPQGSNQGVKITTEQQKKSSFFRCVLL, from the exons ATGGCGAAGACTTACGATTATTTGTTTAAACTGCTGCTGATCGGGGATTCAGGAGTCGGGAAGACCTGCGTGCTGTTCAGATTTTCAGAAGACGCGTTTAACTCGACTTTTATCTCAACTATAG GTATCGATTTCAAGATTAGGACGATAGAGTTAGACGGCAAGAAGATCAAGTTACAGATATG GGACACGGCAGGACAGGAGCGATTCAGGACAATCACAACGGCGTATTACAGAGGCGCTATG GGCATTATGCTGGTGTATGACATCACCAATGAAAAGTCCTTCGACAACATCAAGAATTGGATTAGAAACATAGAAGAG CATGCATCAGCAGATGTGGAGAAGATGATTCTGGGCAACAAATGTGACATCAATGATAAGCGACAAGTTTCCAAAGACAGAGGAGAGAAG CTGGCGTTAGAGTATGGCATCAAGTTCATGGAGACGAGTGCGAAGGCCAACATCAACGTGGAAAAT GCATTCTTAACACTCGCCAGAGACATTAAAGCGAAGATGGACACGAAACTG GAGGGTAACAATCCTCAAGGCAGCAATCAAGGAGTGAAGATCACCACCGAGCAACAGAAAAAGAGCAGCTTCTTCCGCTGTGTTCTACTGTGA